Genomic window (Arachis hypogaea cultivar Tifrunner chromosome 13, arahy.Tifrunner.gnm2.J5K5, whole genome shotgun sequence):
aatgggctttgcttgctttggggctTCAATGAAATGGGTCTTGGGTGTTgcctccagtggagcgctcagttGAAACAATGAGCGCAGCGTTCACTTCACCAAGCGTACTCTTTGGTGCGCTTGTTTTCTTCACTAGcgcgctcacttagtgagcgcCAAGTTAACTTAGTGAGCGCTCCTAGTATGTACGAATAGCACCAGCTTTTGCTCCAAGCTTGAAATTCACGAAAAAAGTTAACTACGCTCACTTTGGAAGTGAATGCTACTCTAAGTGtgtttttgggccttaaagatgcctatcatttgtacttcaatttcatgccaaatatatattattagatattgttcgaaagctctgaatgttagctttccaacgcaactggaagcgcatcaattagccatctgtagctcaagttatggtcctttgaagaaggcatggtcgtgTTGTCAGGGGTCGCTGGTTTTCTTCCTTAGCGCTCTCTTAGTGAGCGCCAAGTTAACTTAGTGAGCGCTGTTTGGAGGCCAAAGTTAGCGCCAGCTTCTGAGGCCCAAACTTGATGTTCACCCcttactattatatatcgttggaaagctctggatgtttactttccaatacATTTAAGAGCGCATCATTCAAAGATCTACAGCTAAAGTTATCctccttggaaggtgaagaggttagctggccttactgcaggttgatactctgttcatctttgcactttcggggtaagttttctccctcagatttagtatccaccatgtaaTGCCATATATGCTTAGAAAGCTCTAGATTCCTACTTTTCAATACCACttaaatcacctcatttggagttttgtagcttgagttattcttgttggagtgtgaagaggtcagggttgcaaatcctctttgctcctcCTTGAGTCTGTTTccaactcttttgccaccttgggaGTATGATTCTTCTTTTAGCgcttttattgcttcttcttctattatttcctacgaagtttataaaatcaaaagatcaaagaaatataccatttaagcacaaaagcattcaatatttaagcactaataatcaattttttgtatgaaaaagcatagaaaaatatgacataatGACATGTCATCACCACCATCAAGATACATCATCCTCAaccatgcaaccatgtgaaatcagCAGAAATTTTGCAAAATTGGAGGCTGCCATAGCACAATTATCAGCACAACTGACAGGAACCGTTTCCACTATTCTGGAGAAACAAATGCAGGCTTAAAGAAAGATAGATGCAAACCAAGAGGAGTTCAGATCTAACATAAGGAACCAGGGGGCAGCAATTTAAAGACTGGAAGCACAAGTAAGGAGCTTGTCTAAACAAATACCAATGCGTACACATACATTtcccagtgataccatggccaacCTAAGAGGGAAATGTAAAGCCATCACACTAAGGAGTGGAAAAGTTGTAGAGGAATCACTTCCAAGTCAAAGCAACCAAGGAGAAGCTGCAAATGACCCTAAAaccaagaatgaagaagagacccCTGCACCATCCCCACCAAAACAAGTCCTAAAACCTTAGGTGCCAAAGGCACCCTATCCACAAAGGCTGAGGAAGGATGGTAAGGACAGCCAGTTTTCTAGGTTCCTGGAAATCTttaagaagctccaaatcaacatacccttcgTTGAAAtattagagcaaatgccactctatgccaagttcttgaaggagctcatgacaTGGAAAAGAAACTGGGGAGAGAAGGAAACCATAGTGCTCACAGAGGAacgtagtgccatcatacaaaagaagcttccCCAAAAGATGAAAAatcctgggagcttccaaatCCCTTGCATAATAGGGGATATCAACATTGAGAAAGCATTATATGATctgggagctagcatcaacctcatgtcTTTGGCTATGATGAAAAGAATGAGGATAGAagaggccaaaccaacaagaatggcacttcaATTGGCTGATAGAACATTCAAGTTTTCTCATGGGGTAGTGgaagatttgttggtgaaagtaggAGAGTTCATCTCTCTAGCTGATTTTATTGTactagatatggaggaagaggcTAACACatctatcatcctaggaaggccattcctagctattGTTGGAGCTataattgatgttcaaaaaggagagctagtcttgagattgcatgaagaGAAGATAGTCTTCAATGTCTTTAAAGCAATGAGTTATCCCAAGGAGTCCATAGGTGAATGCATGATGGTGGACACAATGGAAAAGATAGTTCAAGGAGtgttggaagaagaacaatgtgaagaaGCTATGGAGCTAGAGCAACAAGCATCAGGTGGAGAATTACCACAAGAAACCATGGATGATTCAATCATGTTGAACCACACTAGCAACAAAGAAGTGGAAGCACCGAAACTAGAGTTGAAGACCCTACCTCCAAACTTGAAGTATGCTTACTTGGGTGACAACAACATATACCCAGTAATCATCAATTCAAGCTTGAGTGAGGgacaagaagaggagcttatccaTGTGCTAAAGCAACACAAAGATGCTATAGGatggacacttgcagatttaaaaagaaattagtCCTTCagtatgcatgcacaaaatcctcctTGACGAGGATGCCAAGCCCTCAaggcaacaacaaagaaggctAAACCCAACAATGAATGAAGTAGTCCAGAAAGAAGTGTTGAAGTTGTGGCAAGCAGAGGTGATTTAcccaatctcagacagcccttgggtaagcccaatacaagtagtccctaagaaaggagggatcactgttgtgccaaatgagaagaatgaattgataccaacaagaacagtgaTTGGCTGGCgcatgtgcatagattataggaAGCTTGATAAAGCtctaccaggaaggatcacttccccctacCATTCATGgactagatgctagaaagacttgcgggacatgaatattactgctttttggacagttattctggctacaaccaaatagttgtagaccccaaggTCTAAGAGAAAACCTTATTTACTTGTCTctatggtgtctttgcttataggagaatgccctttggattgtgaaatgcacctgcaacattccaaaggtgcatgctctctatattTTTATACATGATTAAAAGATTCATTGAGGTGTTTATGGATAACTTTTCTGTATTTGGTGATTCATATTCTAAGTGCTTACACCACTTGGCCTtggttctaaagagatgccaagaaaccaacctcattttgaactgggagaagtgccacttTATGGTCATAGAAGGGGTGACTATTGGTCATAAGATCTCAAAAAGAGGCATAAAGGTGGACAAGGCCAAggtggaggtgattgaaaaattgcccccaccttgcaatgtcaaagcaattagaagtTTTCTAGGACATGCTGGTTTCTATAGAAGGTTCATTAGAGATTTTTCAAACATTGCCAGACCTttaagtaacttgcttgtctctaatTTACCTTTTATCTTTGATAGAGAATGCATGCTAGCCTTTGATGTGCTTAAAAAtagactttcctctgcacctatcatagcaccaccttgctgggatttaccttttgagttgatgtgtgatgcatcagactttgctgttggtgctgttttAGGATAGAGTAGAGATAAGCTGgtgcatgttatttattatgctagcaaagtccttaatgagaatcaaaggaattaCACCACTACAGAGAAGGAACTTTTTTccatagtctttgcatttgataagtttagatcatagatctgcatatggaggccattttagtAGAAAAATAACTGCATCCAAGGTGCTACAGTGTGGGTTCTTTTGGCCAACAATATTCAAGGATACAAAGCACTTGGTGACAAGATACAATGAGtgtcaaagagctggtaacctacccaagaaaaatgagatgccacataAGTTCATCATGgagttagaattgtttgatgtatggggaattgatttcatgggccaTTTCCATcctcatactcaaacaattaTATATTGGTAGCTGTTGATTTTGTGTCAAAGTGGGTGGAGGTAATAGCTACATCAACCAATGACAACTGGGTGGTGATTAACTTTTTGAGGAAGAATATATTCAGTAGATATGGGGCTCCAAGAGctcttataagtgatggggggagtcacttttgcaacaagcgACTTGAGACAATCCTCCTCAAATATGGTGTGAagcataaagtggcaaccccagaccatccacaaaccaacggtcAAGCTGAAATCTCAAACAGAGAGCTCAAGAGGATCCTTAAGAAGACTATTGGAAACTCAAGAAAAGATTCGTccaagaagctggatgatgcattgTGGGCCTATAGGATAGCTTTTAAGACACCCATTGGCATGTCTCTATATCAATTGGTGcttggaaaggcttgtcacctaccagtggagcttgaacataTAGCATTTTGAGCTCTAAAGATGTTGAACTTTGATAATCAAGCTGCTGGGAAAAGAAGGCTActacaactcaatgagctggaagAATTTAGAAATCAAGCTTATGAGAATACCAAGATttacaagaaaaacacaaagaaatggcatgatcaaAAGCTAGCAAGAAGAGAGTTTGTAAAAGGTCAAAAAGTGCTACTGTACAACTCAAGGCTTAAGTTCTTCCCAGGAAAGCTAAAGTCAAGATGGTCTGGACCTTTCACAATCCTTAAGGTGTCTCTCTATGGTCATGTAGAGTTTATGGAGGataagacatagaagacttttactgtcaatggccaCAGGCTTAAGCACTACCTGGGGGACTCTTTGGATGAGtagagagtgagctacaacctTAACTAAAGAGGGAGaaacatcaagctagtgacgttaaagaagcactggTTGGAAGGCACCCCAACAACCATATCCTTTCAATTTCTTGCTTTCTAGAAGTAGTTTATGATTGTTAACTTAGGTAGTTTAGTTTTTAGTACATTAGTTGATAGTcattactttattttcttttgtttattggaaGTGCAAGGTTTCATAATTAACTAATTGAGGTTGGTTGAATGGGCTGAGAAACTAGCTAAacagctaagtttggtgtggccactaacCCACTTAATTTAGGCTTACAACTCATTGATTGAATTAACTTTGAATGTAAGcccaaaaattaagtttggtgtggccaccaccataaGAAACTCACACGGCAAGCCCAAGATGGTTTGAGTTTGAAGCATTTAAAAAATTGGTAGGTGCATAAAAGGTGATTTTAATGTGTACGAAGGGATTGGAAGAGAAGGAATGTAAAAGAATTAAATTTATTCCACCCTTACGAACACATTAAAATCCAATAATTAAACCAATTTATTAGATTCAATGAAAATAAGTTTGTTGTCCCAAGGGACACTCATCAATTACATTTTAACTGTATAATAATAGAGGGAATGTGAAGCATtccttttgtcattactaatggggtTTTTGGTCTTCAATTTCAGGAGAGGTGGGGCCCACTTGATTGATAATTCACTGGATAAGGAGTCAAAGTGTTCTTTCACCTTGGAACCCAACATCTGAAGGAAGCCAAAGGGATGAggattggcgcctcttcccatgcTAGGCGCCACTCCCAAGTGGAAAAACATTTAATTGGTTTTTACTTCCCACCTTCCCCACCCTCcagattacttttttttttctataaaagcCATTTACCCCTCCACTCCCCTCCACACTTGGAACCCAACTTCACAACCAAACCTCTACACTTCCTCTTCCTTTTGTTTCCTTaccttgctatttttcttttcttgattgggacaatcaagttctatgtttggtgttgaagcaaaacaaggttttgctTACTCTCTCTACTCTCCTTTCTttacttctttcttcaacctttcaAACCCTCTTTTCTCACTCCAAATGGCACCACCAAGAGCCTCCtcatcaaagaagaaaaaggCCAAGGAACCAATCTCAGGATCTCAAGCTTCAATGAATATAAGTTCCTCtcatcattcaaccaaaaccaattttatggttgggtgagtgagaggtaAATCATTCCGGAGGTGGGCTTTCAACTTGGAAGGAATGAGCATCCAGAGATCAATAGAGAGATCAACAACAGAGGATGGGCATTCTTGTGTaacccaccaaggaaagtggtggagacactacaagaaaatacgtCTATTGCCACGTTTTTAAAGCAtggcgaaaagctgaaaaaagcgtggcgatagcttttcgccacgctttttgagctaccgccacgcttttgaaagggtgacctcttgaagggtggcggttgctctatcgccacgtttTTTTCAacttatcgccacgctttttcttttgccacgctttttacaAATGGCCAcccataaaagcgtggccgtatgtggagatatggccacgcttttaaagcgtgaccATATGAGAtgtatggccacgcttttgaagcgtggcgatatagagagatatggccacgctttcaaagcgtggcaatagagagagatatggccacacttttaaaacgtGGCGATAGCGAGATATgaccacacttttaaagcgtggccatagccttgtaaaatttaaaaaaaaaatcctttttctgATTTTTACCTTCATcgatacaaaatataaattttttaattcttttgttaCCAAACTataaatatagtatgcaatttttattacaagacaaatcaaatacaaaataaatctcgagttTGCATAGGAAAGTGATTGTCCTGTTTACAATTTGAAAGGATTAGCAAACTTCTCTCACAACTGGTTGAAGAATTTAAGTTCCTATGGCGATGCCTTGTACAACAATCTATCTTAGCAATAAAATGAATATGTTCCTAACAAGTATCTCAAAACTGTAAAACCGCGGAGAGCACACTACTAATATGTTCTGCTTGGTTTAGTTCATGAAGCCGCCACAAGCTTTGGTCTGAATCATAGTTTGTAGCCTTTGAAactaaactaaacaaaacatgatatAATATGGTTCAAAAATCTCAATAGTAGTTTCTGTAGCCTGGGCTGTACatgcaactttctgcatatttGACAAGATCCTTAGGTCGAGGTAGATGAGAAACAAGATCTGTTTTACCAAACACAGCACAAAAGATATAAGTATTGAAAAGAAAACAGAGCAAAGTTGTCTGAAACTCAAAACATTTCATGAAACTAACCAAGTTCATATGCCTTGCTGCCACGTTAGCAGCAATATGTGCTGATATCTTTCTGATATTTGAGAATGGAGGGTAAATCAGTCCTTTATCATAGTTCTCCTGTGACACTTGTGCAGCCAAAGCTTCAACTGTTGCACAAGAAACCGTTAGTGAGTTCTTGGTTCTACCTTCTTGGAATTTAGATTGaattgattttagtatatttaatctCTCTTAGCTTGAATGAACTCACAGGCTGCCAAGAGCATCTCATCGCGGACGCGGATTGCACTGGAGATGATCAAACCCAAGCCAAAACCAGGGAATATGTAAGCATTGTTGGCCTGAACAGCAATGCAGGAAGCgcgaaaaaataaaatgaaaaaataaatatataaaggtCAGCCACTGAGATGtttatattgaataacaaaatgtGTAGGTAACAAAGGTCAAATGAAACCTGTCCAGGAACAAAGACTTTTCCTTCATATTCAACAGCACTAGCAAAGATTGCTTGACACTGCAAATTAAATTAAGATAAACAACATTAACATATAATGATGTGTGTAATCTATTCTAAATTTCTGAGGCCAATTATATAAATAGTTAGTTACCTTGCTCCATGTATAAGCTTCTTCAGCAGTGCACTCAGATTGAGATGTTGGATTGGAGAGAGCAAGAATGAGCGATTTCTACAAAAATCATACACTATCAGAGATATAATCATGTACATATCAGGAAGAATAACTAAGGAATTCTCGCAACTAAAAGTAAACATATACAAAATTTAGCAGATTTTCAGTTATTCCTTTGCCTCCACAAGCAAATACCAGGTCACTTAATATCACTTATATCCAaggaaacgaaaaagaaaaattaagaaaataagccAATTTATGTAATTAAAGTAAGCTAGATACATAAACTTGATTGCCTTGACTAATAAGGAAAAAAACAACAGTGCACAGGAACTAAACTGAAATGTGAACCAAAACAAGAGAAGAGAGAAATCAACAATTGAGATTAAAGTGAACAACATACAATTACAAttcttatcataaaaaataaatagccAAAGAAAATTGTAAATTTCACTGCAGGGAAGTTGTTTCTTGTCATAATCTTTGCATCATGCGCATAACTCTGCATGTAAAAGTAAACTCCCAAAGCTTGTCATTATATTCAGCACAGAATACAATGATAGATAAATAAAAGATCTTACAGATCTAATGCTCATATAATAATTACTTCAATATAATGACtgttgtatttcttttttttttatttccctttctatctaacatcaaaattaaaaaaaatatatattgcaaATAATGTGATTTTGAACCTAGTAGTTGATAAAGTCAAGAACTTGCATACATAAGTAAAAGTGTAAAACACATAATTGAATtacatgcatcaaaattaaatccgAAAACCAACAATTTCAAACAATAAACTAAAAATCCACGAAGCAAACAAGCAAATACCTCCAAAGATACTTCTAGAACCCCATCGCCAACTGTTAATCTCCTTTAATCTCTTTCAACCAGTACCATCAAAATCAAAAGCAGTCATCAACACACACATCAGAACAAATTAAAACAACACTAATTCCAAACACATCAGAACAAATTAGAAGAGTAGATTTTCTGTTTAGATTCTCTCAACACTTCTAAGAACAGTAAAGCTGAAAAACTCAGTAGCTACTTTTCACATATATGATCATGataatatatatttgttattattgtttcaCATTTTCAACAAACCATAGGAAAATGGTACATAGAAGTCTAAAACTTTATCAAGAACCAAAAATGTAGACATAGTATATATACAATTGGTTCATCATTTTCTCTCATTCTTGGAGTAAAATCTCAGTACCAAGTAGAAGAAGAACCTGTAAAGAACACCCCAAGCTAGCAGGGTCAAGATATCATACTTGGTGAGTACATGAATTATGGGCTGGGTGCTGCCATCTGTCAACGGGTTAAATGGGCTGGGTATCGGATCATCACGTCCACCATGGAAGCAAGCAGCTGCACACAGTCATTAATTAAAATCACCAACATACACacattatttactaattaactaactatcaTCACCACTTCATGCCTTTTCTCTCTTACCTGCGCAATATATAAACCTAAGATCTGTTTCACCCCCCAATATGAATAACCAAAACTATTTAACAGAAAtaaaatcataacaaaaatagaaaatcaagaaGTTTAGGGGCAAAAAAACCTAAACCAAATATCAGAATAGAAGAACcagaaataatttttctaaagaaAATCATGCTCAATAAATTTCTGTTCAATCCAAAAGAGTAAGTTAAGAATTGCACACCCCATGTCAGAAAGTACTAAAAGATGTAAAAGACAATGCAAGTCAAAATCTTATGGTAATCTAATGTTATACTGGTCTTAAAAGGACAGAAAAACCAACCATCTTGTGAAGTTATATTGATAACTCTTCAGAATATTATTCACTAAGTTATACTAGCACATTTAAAACTTCCAGCGAAAGCGAAATCAGTTATACCTCA
Coding sequences:
- the LOC112734914 gene encoding uncharacterized protein, whose product is MPLYAKFLKELMTWKRNWGEKETIVLTEERSAIIQKKLPQKMKNPGSFQIPCIIGDINIEKALYDLGASINLMSLAMMKRMRIEEAKPTRMALQLADRTFKFSHGVVEDLLVKVGEFISLADFIVLDMEEEANTSIILGRPFLAIVGAIIDVQKGELVLRLHEEKIVFNVFKAMSYPKESIGECMMVDTMEKIVQGVLEEEQCEEAMELEQQASGGELPQETMDDSIMLNHTSNKEVEAPKLELKTLPPNLKYAYLGDNNIYPVIINSSLSEGQEEELIHVLKQHKDAIGWTLADLKRN